In Rhineura floridana isolate rRhiFlo1 chromosome 1, rRhiFlo1.hap2, whole genome shotgun sequence, the following proteins share a genomic window:
- the LOC133385112 gene encoding uncharacterized protein LOC133385112, protein MAIKKVAENLEVIMFQKIMDEIEITKQTLRQGSKELKIELSKMTQELKEIGDPVREENEVRDEKRKNKGKIQALEIGTNVELEKDLEFMDIRNKIYCLEFNVISEEINEDIRDKVINGLDNLLDWNDVMELDIEKIYRINCSHVTMEKLSRDEPVHFVKKKNRDMTLQQYFSNLFRIDGKKIFGIEEIPIRLLLYDYGYDSKIIMEY, encoded by the coding sequence atggcaatcaagaaagtggctgagaatctggaagtaattatgtttcagaaaataatggatgagattgagataacgaaacaaaccctgcgacagggcagtaaggagctgaaaattgaactgagcaaaatgacgcaggagcttaaagaaataggggatcctgtgagagaggagaatgaggtcagagatgagaaaagaaaaaataaagggaagatacaagccctggagattggaacaaatgtggaattggaaaaagatctggagtttatggatattagaaataaaatctactgtttggaatttaatgttatctctgaagaaattaatgaagatattagagataaagttatcaatggcttggataatcttctggactggaatgacgtgatggagcttgatatagagaaaatctatagaattaactgcagccatgtgacaatggaaaaactctcaagagatgagccagtgcattttgtaaaaaagaagaacagagatatgactttacaacaatatttcagcaacttattcagaattgatggcaagaaaatatttgggatagaggaaattcccatcagactcttattatatgactatggctatgacagcaagattattatggaatactga